A region of the Lysobacter sp. K5869 genome:
CGATTCGGCGCGCTTGGCCAGCAGCTTGGGGATGTCGGCCGGGTCGTTCTGGCCGTCGCCGTCGAGGGTGGCGATCCAGGCGCCGCGCGCGGCCTTGACCCCGCTGCGCACCGCGGTGCTCTGCCCGCTCTGGGTGACGTGGTGCAGGACGCGCAGCTCGGGCACGCCGACTTTCAGCGCTTCCAGCGCCGCCAGGGTGCCGTCGCGCGAGTGATCGTCCACATAAACGATCTCGAAGTCGGCCACCCCGCGCAGCGCGGCGGTGATCTCCTGGACCAGGGGCGCGACGTTGTCCTGTTCGTTGAACACCGGGACGACGACCGACAGCTGTGGGGATTGGGTCATGGATGCAGCTCAAGGAATGCGGGGGAGATCCGGACGGTCCGTCGGCGAGCCGGGCGGGACGTGCCGGGCGCGCAGTAGACCGCGTCGGGTTTAACGATTCATTGTCCGCGGCCCGGCCGCGGGCGCAAACCGCGGAGCTTAGCGGCGAGGTTGTTCAGATTCAGTCGGAGCCGTTGCGGCCGCTGCGGTCGGCGCCGCTTCGACCGGAACCTTCGCCGGCTGCGCCGGGGCGGTCAAACTTTGACCAACTGCCCCGAATGCGAGCCAACGTCAGGCATTGTCGCCGAAATAGTCGCGGCACCACGCGACCACGCCGGGCAGGCCGGTCTCGATCGAGGTCGCCGGCTCGAAGCCGAAGGCGGCGTGGGCGCGGGCGGTGTCGGCCATGGTCTCGACCATGTCGCCGGGCTGCATCGGTTTGTAGACCTTCTGCGCCGGGCGGCCGGCGGCGTCCTCGATCACCTGGATGAAGCGCTCCAGCTCGACCGGGGTGTGGTTGCCGAGGTTGAACACGCGGTGCGGCGGCGTCTCTTGCGGCGGGTGATCCAGCGCGCCGAGCACGCCGGCGACGATGTCGTCGATGTAGGTGAAGTCGCGGCGCATCTTGCCGTGGTTGAACACGTCGATCGGGCGCCCGGCCAGGACCGCGCGCGAGAACAGCAGCGGCGCCATGTCCGGCCGGCCCCACGGGCCGTAGACGGTGAAGAAGCGCAGGCCGGTGGCGCGCAGGCCGTAGAGCTGGGCGTAGGTGTAGGCCATCAGCTCGTTGGCGGCCTTGGTCGCCGCGTACAGCGAGCGCGGCTTGTCGATGCGCTGGTCCTCGGAGAACGGCGGCGTGGCCGAATCGCCGTACACCGACGAGGACGAGGCGTAAGCCAGATGCTGCACGCCGCGGTGGCGGCACAGTTCCAGCAGATTGACGAAGCCGACCAGATTGCTGTCGACGTAGGCGTGCGGGTTGCTCAGCGAGTAGCGCACGCCGGCCTGCGCGGCCAGATGGATCACCCGCTCGATGCCGGCTTCGTCGAACAGCGCGGCGAGGCCGTCGCGGTCGGTCAGGTCGAGCGCGCGGATGTCCACGTCCGGGCACAGCGCGGCGACGCGGTCGCGCTTGATCTGCGGATCGTAGTAATCGTTGTAGTTGTCCAGGCCGACGACGGCGCGGCCCTGGGCGCGCAGCGCGCGGCAGACGTTGGCGCCGATGAAGCCGGCGGCGCCGGTGACGAGGATGGTCATGCGGGAGACGGCCGACGGTCGGGACGGGCGGCCATTATCCGCCTTGCCCGCGACGCGCGCATTGCACGCGCGTCGCGGTCGCCGGAGCGGCCGGGCCGCGGGGCTTCAGTTCACCGCCAACTGCTTGGCGATGGCGTACGCCTGATTGAGCTGCTCGGCGGTGGTCGCGTCGATCCAGGTGTAGACCTTGAGCTTGCTCTTGGGCTTGTCGCCGGGGATCACGATCATCGCTTCGCGCGAGTAGGGGCGCGCGTTGCCGGGGGTGGCCTTGGTGTACCACTGCACCTGCTGGGCGCCGACGCTGCCCTTCTCGGCCTTGGCCTTCTTGTCCGGCTTGAACGTGCGGTGGCCCACATAGACGCCGAAACCGTTGCTGAGGCTGCCGGGCAGCTCGACGTAGCACAGCGTGTAGTTGTCGCCCTGGCGCTGGTTCCACTTCAGTTCCGGGTTCTTGAACTCGGGGCAGGTGCCGGTCTGCGCCCAGGCCAGGACCGGGGTCAGCATCAGCGCTGCGGCGGCCATCCATTTCATCGTTGCGTCTCCTTGCTCGGTGGATTTTTAGTGCCAGATTCAGCCCGTACCGGCGACGCCCAGCGCCCGGCCGGACGGAATCCGGCAGGGCAGGCGGCGGGGGACGGAAGCATCAGTTTAGTGGATTACCCCTCGCGATCCGGCGTCGGTGTCACAAGAAAACGCGGATGCGGCCGCTAGGACGGCGCGATCAGGCTAAGGGGGAAACGACCGAGCCGGTACTCGGTTCAGCGAAGGCCGGGGGCGGCTCTCCAGCGGGCGCTCAAACCGGATCGCGGTCGGGGCGGTCGGGCGGATAGAGATCCAGCGCCAGCGCGATGCCGAGCTCGCCGGCCCGCGCCAGCAAGGCGGGGTCCAGGGTCATGCCGCTGTTGGCGTCGAGGAACACGCCGATGAAGCACTCCGCCGAGCCGCCGGCGTCGCGCAGTTCGCGCAAGGCATCGGCCTGGGCCGACCAGGCGCGCAGCCGCTCGGCGAGAAAGTCTTCGAGGCGCTGTTCGCCGGAATCGCGCGCTGCCGGGCCGGGCGTGAGGTCGGCGGCCAAGGTCGATTCGCGATACGTGCCGGGCAGCGGATGGCCCTTGGGCGTGAGCCGCGGTTCGCCCGCAATTCGAGTGGAGAAGCAGCCGAGCCCCAGCGTCTGGCCGAAGCGGCTCAAATCGGCATCGGGGTGGCGCAAGCGCAAGCTGACCCGATAGCGATAGGGGTTCAAGCGGCGGCGGGCCTTACGCCTCGACCTTGCCGCGCAGCTTTTCCAACACGCCTTCCAGCGAATCCAGGTCGGTGTAGTGGATCACCAGCCGGCCCTTGCCGCCGCGGCCGTGCAGCACGTTGACCTTGGTGTTGAGCGATTCCGACAGCTCGCGTTCCAGCGTGACGATGTCGGCCTGCGGCTTGGCCTTGGCCGGCTTGGGCTTGCCGGACGTCGGGATCTTGCCGGCGGCGAGCTGCTGCACGCGGTGTTCGACATCGCGCACCGACCAGCCGAGCTCGGCGGCCTGACGGGCCAGCGCGATCGCGGCTTGCGGCGCCAAGGTCAGCAGGGCGCGGGCATGGCCCATTTCCAGCGAACGGGTCTCCACCAGTATCCGGATCTCGCCCGGCAGCTCG
Encoded here:
- a CDS encoding NAD-dependent epimerase/dehydratase family protein → MTILVTGAAGFIGANVCRALRAQGRAVVGLDNYNDYYDPQIKRDRVAALCPDVDIRALDLTDRDGLAALFDEAGIERVIHLAAQAGVRYSLSNPHAYVDSNLVGFVNLLELCRHRGVQHLAYASSSSVYGDSATPPFSEDQRIDKPRSLYAATKAANELMAYTYAQLYGLRATGLRFFTVYGPWGRPDMAPLLFSRAVLAGRPIDVFNHGKMRRDFTYIDDIVAGVLGALDHPPQETPPHRVFNLGNHTPVELERFIQVIEDAAGRPAQKVYKPMQPGDMVETMADTARAHAAFGFEPATSIETGLPGVVAWCRDYFGDNA
- a CDS encoding DUF4279 domain-containing protein — encoded protein: MNPYRYRVSLRLRHPDADLSRFGQTLGLGCFSTRIAGEPRLTPKGHPLPGTYRESTLAADLTPGPAARDSGEQRLEDFLAERLRAWSAQADALRELRDAGGSAECFIGVFLDANSGMTLDPALLARAGELGIALALDLYPPDRPDRDPV